The region ATGTCGCTACTTAATCCGCGTTCACGCGCACACGATCTCGAGTCGTTCGCGTCCACAGGCGCattgattttgatttgggCTCTAATTAACACAGTGtgatttaaacatttttatcgGTAAGCGTGAAAAGCAGCGACGCTGTTTACGTTCCGGCTGATAATGAACGCGCCGCCCCGCGCCCCCTTGCCAACTCGAGGGAGCTGTGAAAAGGGGGATTTTTGTGGGTAATCAGGCATGGTCACATTGGTTAGTAGCAAAATTTCCTTTTATATATCTTATTCAATTTATCAAAAGTAGTAAGTATATTACCTTAAAAATACTCTTTTGTGCACATGATATGattcctttttttgtgtatcCAACTGTAACCTTACCAACCTCTACCAAAAAAAAGGGttaaaaacataataataataatagcccCATCATTATTCCAACACTAACTATTAAAAACTCCATTAACACTATTGCAAACCCAACTAACatcaacattaaaaaatactctACCTTCTTCGAAAAACTGTTCCGAAATAAAAGTCCCAGACAAGTCGAAAGCCTTACTTGCAAGCGCTCCAATTAATAGCtatcttatatttttacacTAACATagctttatataaataaatcatgaacaattttttttcttgttaaagtttttatttatatttattttaaaagaatttcgCCTCAATTTCATGATTTTTAagtcttattttatttacaaaattaatgaATGTAAGAAATGTGATTTTTACCGTTTATGGATTCTTTGAACCGGGTTAAATAACGGTTTTTAACCGAACGATTTTATTCGATACTTCGATAACCGATCACCCTTGACAATTGAACTTTTAGCGCCAAACGACAAAGCATTGAAAACGGTTTGCCCTGATAAGCGCTTATCTTAATTGGTTTGTTGGTCCCTGCGTTCCGGTTGTATCCGACTGGCAGTGTGCGCTCTCCACATAGTTCTGTGCTCTCTCCCACCTGTTTCGAGCAGCCCGTTGGGAACTACAACCTGATAGCAGACCTGCCCATGGTGTCATATATAACCcactttacattttaaacaaaaagagAATAAAAGTAACAGCGAAGCTTATCAATAAGCCATGAGTCGTTTGCACGCCACAGGTGCACACATACGCATTCCTCGTCAATTGGCCACCGATTTGGTTTGCCTGATTTAGTGCTCTAAGAACTTTTAGCAAATTAGCCCACTCGCCCGGAGAATCGTTCAAGAGTATATCACAATGGGTTGTTGTTTTAGTAAGTGATTTACAGATATCTGCACAAACAAAAGCGACTAATTGGCGGTGTGTTTGCAGGCACAAGCAAATCGGTAGACCTTCCCGCGGTTCCTCCTGCTCCGGGAAAGCAGCGCTCCACCTTGCCGGAATTTCCTGTCTCCGGAGCGGTGACCACCACGGCTCCGGGACCCGGAGGAGCTACCAATGCGGCCCTTGAGGATGACTAGATCAGGTTTAGATCAACAGAGAAAAGCGATTACGTCGAGGTGAAAGGTGTAAATTGCCAAATGGCAGTATGGATCATGAGTCACGATCGTGTGGCTGGCGGATTTTCCTTACGCATGACCTTGtcattgttattattttttgtaaaaatacgTTCTTAATGGTTTCACAGTTAAGCTAATtgctaaattaaataaaaactttaatcaATTTGGATAAGTATCTGTTTTTGCGCTAGTTAACATTTTAACTGCGCGCCAAAAGTCGCATTTTCCAACACTGCGGAGGAATTgtatttttcagtattttccAAACGGTCATACCGTTCCCCGCCAGCACGTGTGTGCGGTTGTTTTTGGTTTAACTTTTAGTTTTAGCGATTTTCGACGGTGAATAGgggaatataataaaaagtacAAAGTCAGAATGGCCATTCAACCCAACCGGCGGAAGAGGAAGCACCACGAGGCGGAGGCAGGGCAGCAGGATGAAGGCGAAGTGGAGGTGCCCAAAAAACTGGCCAAGGAGTCCGACACGCCAaagaaagcgaaaaaaaagaataaaccTGAGGGATTATTAGATGAAACCGCGCCGGAAACAAATGGAACAGAGTCTGCAGACACCACTCCGTCAAAGAAGAAGGTAAAACATCCGAAAACAACAGAGGAAAATGAGGAGCAACAGGTGGGAGTGGAGGAGACCGAATCTGTCTCCAAGAAGCACAAGAAACGGAAGGATGTCCAGCAGGATGAGGATGAGATAAGTCCGGACTCCGGCATTGAGCCGGAAGAAACCAGCATTCGCTTTCCCAACGACTTTAAGATGATGCATTTCCGCACTAAGCTGCGcagcaataattttattacagGTGGGTACGGGcattcaaaaatcaaataccCACTAACCCTTTGATTTTCCATCCCAGAACTGAGACACTTCCTGCACATGTGCGCCACCACCAGACCCAAACTGCCGGCCAAGTACATTGAGAAGCGCGGCAAACCCTTGGAACTGGCCGAGGCCTTCGAAAGGATCGACAAGAGCAACATTCTTCATGTGGACTACCTCACAGAGGCACTGCAGCGGGTTGCGATGGAAATACTCACCAACCAGAAAAACCACATGGAATCGGCGGTTCATGGCTGTCGCTATTTCCTCAAGGTTCACGGCGGAGTGCTCGAAAATCTGCTGCAATCCTCGCGACCAAGTCATCGGCGCAACGCCCTTAAACTGCTTACCGCCATCGTATGCGTGGAACCCCAGTTGGGACGCCAGGTTCTAAACTCCTACGACGTGCTCTCCAACGTCACTGTGATGCAGCAAATGCTGTCACATGCGAAGAATGATTACCAAAACGAGGACACAGTGCGCAAGGCGTATATACACTTTATTCTGGCCTTCTTGGTCGATAGCAATACGCTGCTCATCAGGAATATCCTGGACCGGGGACAACTGATTGGCGTGCTGGCCAAGGGATTGGTCTACGATGACCATGTAACCGTATGCGTGGTGGTGAACGCACTAAGGCAATATGTGCTGGAGAACCCAGAGATACAAAAGACTAAGAAGGTGCTGGTGTTCGACTTGGAGTGCTGCAAAAGCCTCCGCCGGCTCTACGACTGGGAGGGACCCAACGGCCTTCCCCTGCTGTTTGAGAAAAGTAAGAAGCAGGTGAAGCAGATGAGACAGCCACCGAACCCAAAGGAAGCTGAAGCCGTCTCGGCCGCAGTTCACGAACTGCTACTGGTCCTCTTGACCTCTCGCAAGCACGGTGTCTGCTTCGATGCCATGACCCACTATCGCCAGAAACAGAACAAACTGCAGGGCAGGGTGCTCGGTTCCCTTTACAAGCCCTACGATAATCCCCGCAAAACCGATTTGGTCATCCAAACACTGACAGCTTGTCCGGATTTGGGGCGCAACACCGTAAGGAATTTCTCATGCCTGCTCAGTCCGGCCAGGACAAAGATGGAGGATTTGCCCAAGGCATTGATTTTCCTGGCACAAATCATTGATGCAGTTCCTCCGAGTGCTCTGTCAACAGCTTTCGATAAGATGACTTTAACCGATTTCGGATTTTGGATCAAGGAGCTGTGTCTGCCCATTGAAGCTTTGTTACACATCACTGGTAAGAAGTACCTCACCCATATCGACTTCCGTTTGCGAGTGGCTGTGCTTCACCTTCTTCATTCCATGATGAAACAGTACAGCCACTATGTGCACGCCATTGCTGTCCGCGAGCAGTCGAAAAAGGCCGGCAACTCGCTGCGTAAATTCAAGTTCGACTTGCTAAACCACCTACTGGTCCACTTTCCCACGATCGAGTCCATTCTGTACTCTCTGTATCTGTCCATCAAACAGCAGACCGCAGAGGGAGTGAACGTGCTGGAGTGTTTAACGGTCACTTTGGACCTGGTGCTGCTAATgtgcaaggagaatcgagcttTTGTGAACAAGACGAGTCAAATTCTGGACTATTTGGAAGTACTGCGACCTCTTTATCAGACCGATTTTGACGAACTAAATAGACCGGAGGAACGCTTAAAGATTCAACTAGAGTTGAAGTCGATTAAAACCATCCTTCTGCTCTTTCCGCGGTCCTTAAACCCTCAAGGAGATCTTTTTGGCAAGGTATTTCAATCGTTCGTAAAGGCCTACATGTTGGATGATGTGTCCATCAAGTCAGAGGCTGGAAACATATTGAACCGCCTGTTCCACAACACAGGCTTGTTTGATTCCTGCGGGCATGAGATCAACATTTGGCTTGAGGCTCTCATCGGATTTGATGCGGAAACTGTGACCAACGTGGTGGAAATCCTGCTGACAATACTCAGCTTGGATTGGAGGAACATAGAGCTTCCGAAACTAAGTATTGCGGAAACGGCCGTTAACACCAAAAACCTGAGCAAACTCTTCGCTCAAATCGAGCAGGGCCAAACGGTGCAGGCCTACGTGGAAACACTGACCCTGAGCAATACgatgccgctgctgctgcagggtGTTGATTTGGAGGAACCCTACGACGCCTATGTGGAGCTAGTATTTATTTTGCTATTCCACTATCACAGCAAGCCGGAGCAAGTGCTGCAACTATACGAGAATCACCTAGAGAAGCACAGTGATTATATGAAGAGTTGGCTGCCTGGCACCGGAAaggaaaaaccgaaaaaactTCCATCTATCTTGGCCGATAAGTGGCCCCTTCTAAAACAGATGCGCAAGGCAATCATAGATGAGGACTCAAAGCCTTTCGAACAGCTATTTAAGGTGGAGGTGGCTGACAAGAACTTCGAGCTGCAGCTGGGCGAGGGCCAGACTTTATTGTTACACTTCAGCCTCAGCAATCCGCGTCGCAACATGATGTACGTTCAGGATCTTCTCTTCGTTTTCAGCCAACTTTTCACCAGCCAGCGATTGAGTAAACTTCAAGCTGAACTCACGGCAAATTATTTGATTAAGTTCCTGCAAATTGCCACCCAGGTTGACGATGGCAGGGAAGAGGTTCTGGAGGAGGATGAGCAGCAGAAGGACGAAACGCACACTCAGAATTTGCTTCACTACATTTTCAGCATTCGGCTGTGGGCATTGCACCCCACTGAAATGCTAAGTGAGACGAGCGAATCTCGCTTGAACTATGTTATTTTCTTAAGGAAATTGTCGGAGCATTGTCGGACTTTACCTAGATTCGAGAGCCATGCTGCCAACTACCGAATTCACTTGATCAAGACCTTAGATATTGCTTTGGATACATCGGTGGATCAACTGGAGCATCAACAGCAACTCGTCGAGTTCGTGGCATTAGTGGATTCCTTTGAATTGAACTCTAGTGAATGCGTTCAGATGCTGGACTTACTTACAAGCAAGGTGCAAGCTAAGGACTTTATTCCGAATGGTAGACCCAATCATTACTTTGACTTACTTTTACGCCTTCTAGAGCGACTTACCACGCTAAAGGAGCCAATCGACTGCAAGCAGTCATTCAAGGTTCTACTGACCTTCTACAAAGATTTCTGCGAGCTAAGTGAACAGCAGCTGGAACCTTTGGAGGCAGCCATTTTGCAGCTATTGCTTAGTTACCATCACCACCTGGAGGAGTGCGACAGCGATTTCTTTGCCTGTTTCTTTACCGCCTCTCGGAAGCTGAGCAAATCTGCCATACGTCTGGCCAGTTTGCTACTGGATCGTCAACCCCGATTGGCCGATAAATTCGCAGAGCTACTGCCCAGCAACTTGGACCAGAAGGAGCTGGTGTATCCCCTCCTGGATATTGCTTTGACCAAAAACTACCCACTACCTCAAGCTGTGCTTCAACGTTGCTATCAGACATACAAGAACGGATTCATGAAGAGCATCGAAAAGCCTCAGAAGGCTGCCCTAATCTACCGGGAGCATGCGGAGGCCAGTGCCCTGCTTATTGCCCTTTGCATGCCCAAGTCCGAGTGCTTGGATTACTGCCAGAAACAGCTTAAACTCGACTCCGTGGAGCTCTTCCAAGTGCGAGTTTTACGGGAGATTTACTGGCAGGCCTTTGCTGCCGCCAAAGATGAGAAGCAGAAAGCCAACGTCTTCGTAAACTACATAAACCTCAATGTTCAGCTGTTGGCGCTGGATTTGAAGAAGCAGGCTTTGGACCTGCCCAAGCTGGAGCAAATCTCCTGGAACTGTTTTGAATGGTGGAAAGGAAATCAGAACAAGGACTTACCTCTGGACTGGAGTCGTTTGCTGAAGAACCCGCAGTGGCTCAACTTTTGCAAGAGCTGCTTAAAGCTAGCCCTGCATCTTGGTCCGGAACGACAGCCTCTTCAGGATGAAACCAATGGGCTTGTGCTCAAGCTGATGGCCTTTTTGTGTGACGGAATGTATGAGGATTACAACGAGGAAgtgcagcaggaggaggatcCCACACCAGCACTTCTGTATGAAATGATTTGCACTCATTCCTGCTGCTTTGATCATCTATTGGGCACCCAGAGTGAAACCAAAACACATATTTTGCAGCTCATGGAGGCGTTGGCCAGAAAGGCACCCAGTGCCCTGCAATCCGG is a window of Drosophila biarmipes strain raj3 chromosome 3R, RU_DBia_V1.1, whole genome shotgun sequence DNA encoding:
- the LOC108031799 gene encoding uncharacterized protein LOC108031799; the protein is MAIQPNRRKRKHHEAEAGQQDEGEVEVPKKLAKESDTPKKAKKKNKPEGLLDETAPETNGTESADTTPSKKKVKHPKTTEENEEQQVGVEETESVSKKHKKRKDVQQDEDEISPDSGIEPEETSIRFPNDFKMMHFRTKLRSNNFITELRHFLHMCATTRPKLPAKYIEKRGKPLELAEAFERIDKSNILHVDYLTEALQRVAMEILTNQKNHMESAVHGCRYFLKVHGGVLENLLQSSRPSHRRNALKLLTAIVCVEPQLGRQVLNSYDVLSNVTVMQQMLSHAKNDYQNEDTVRKAYIHFILAFLVDSNTLLIRNILDRGQLIGVLAKGLVYDDHVTVCVVVNALRQYVLENPEIQKTKKVLVFDLECCKSLRRLYDWEGPNGLPLLFEKSKKQVKQMRQPPNPKEAEAVSAAVHELLLVLLTSRKHGVCFDAMTHYRQKQNKLQGRVLGSLYKPYDNPRKTDLVIQTLTACPDLGRNTVRNFSCLLSPARTKMEDLPKALIFLAQIIDAVPPSALSTAFDKMTLTDFGFWIKELCLPIEALLHITGKKYLTHIDFRLRVAVLHLLHSMMKQYSHYVHAIAVREQSKKAGNSLRKFKFDLLNHLLVHFPTIESILYSLYLSIKQQTAEGVNVLECLTVTLDLVLLMCKENRAFVNKTSQILDYLEVLRPLYQTDFDELNRPEERLKIQLELKSIKTILLLFPRSLNPQGDLFGKVFQSFVKAYMLDDVSIKSEAGNILNRLFHNTGLFDSCGHEINIWLEALIGFDAETVTNVVEILLTILSLDWRNIELPKLSIAETAVNTKNLSKLFAQIEQGQTVQAYVETLTLSNTMPLLLQGVDLEEPYDAYVELVFILLFHYHSKPEQVLQLYENHLEKHSDYMKSWLPGTGKEKPKKLPSILADKWPLLKQMRKAIIDEDSKPFEQLFKVEVADKNFELQLGEGQTLLLHFSLSNPRRNMMYVQDLLFVFSQLFTSQRLSKLQAELTANYLIKFLQIATQVDDGREEVLEEDEQQKDETHTQNLLHYIFSIRLWALHPTEMLSETSESRLNYVIFLRKLSEHCRTLPRFESHAANYRIHLIKTLDIALDTSVDQLEHQQQLVEFVALVDSFELNSSECVQMLDLLTSKVQAKDFIPNGRPNHYFDLLLRLLERLTTLKEPIDCKQSFKVLLTFYKDFCELSEQQLEPLEAAILQLLLSYHHHLEECDSDFFACFFTASRKLSKSAIRLASLLLDRQPRLADKFAELLPSNLDQKELVYPLLDIALTKNYPLPQAVLQRCYQTYKNGFMKSIEKPQKAALIYREHAEASALLIALCMPKSECLDYCQKQLKLDSVELFQVRVLREIYWQAFAAAKDEKQKANVFVNYINLNVQLLALDLKKQALDLPKLEQISWNCFEWWKGNQNKDLPLDWSRLLKNPQWLNFCKSCLKLALHLGPERQPLQDETNGLVLKLMAFLCDGMYEDYNEEVQQEEDPTPALLYEMICTHSCCFDHLLGTQSETKTHILQLMEALARKAPSALQSGHVPVILGSYHAKLSTADRYGLALLEHYERFDVGLDKFRPFIWGESAVAHYALRAADDNERARLQQQETNVAQVLALIVRETSEYTIENFPIWRSLHASQQLPSVEFKNPAKKYQSFGDNLLEQMVEQGQEDFPQELRRICPKREKVYETCYDPAFLLPLMMHCFAPESVVWARWPVQNGLLAITFCGLSSLDKDMRLAAASCQQRYRTHFELSKFYERPLWTQAYENIQAGLSELRNSWLAQRRTHGGTPRVPLIPALFIAHSFNLSTDPTHLLYKRLMMYLRLKQSFNFQTIPDFNVFFYSQEPEHQQYREFIVELLRCGIKCSADLFLLVSTNTFKVLLGFYGSSLATLETNLLLLSVLSTCVKIPGAVKIMLEHVGILSWLVGVIRDTEFHQFDIIEGVISIINNLWYSLAASRSELLDYDHVQLRVHRLVLQLLPLLSPRISIPGLGRLLNVLWRSGSASGQHRALSPAQLDVLFECISRHWPEQLAGVRYVRSFGGSGACSRAEYCDWLAKDQQLEAPAVLALSSLREYVIEWARVHKTESEEESKPLADSAE
- the LOC108031283 gene encoding uncharacterized protein LOC108031283, producing the protein MGCCFSTSKSVDLPAVPPAPGKQRSTLPEFPVSGAVTTTAPGPGGATNAALEDD